A window of the Isosphaera pallida ATCC 43644 genome harbors these coding sequences:
- a CDS encoding sugar transferase, with the protein MTCESSAPEASGMGQVSMKGFPESASGSVTIPSRVSFRNAAQRRLVRLRGWRRLTYPHSHLATFPARSHACEPSNALPCSTSTGLSHPLKRALDLVGATVGLILLTPLFGVVALAIWLTDGRPIFYVQERVGRGGRIFQMWKFRSMRRDAETRTGPIWAAANDDRCTRVGAWLRKTNIDELPQLWNVLKGEMSLVGPRPERPVFVEQFARDLPLYHRRHEGPGGMTGWAQVHGYRGRTSISKRLEYDLEYLDHWSLGLDLKILAMTVLHVLWGRSRWAPPPWRHTPPAPESRLAALEQARRLENPSSEDIPTHLPGSATERCLTQDEAASVTADASTWNHVTLIPHDKPGRSGSRPLPSDHAPSGGEFLRLVSLPTPTASLDRVVGRLG; encoded by the coding sequence ATGACCTGCGAATCCAGTGCGCCGGAAGCGTCAGGCATGGGGCAAGTGTCCATGAAGGGATTCCCGGAATCGGCCTCGGGGAGTGTAACCATACCCTCCCGCGTCTCGTTCAGGAACGCTGCCCAGCGTCGCCTGGTTCGCTTGAGAGGCTGGAGAAGGCTCACATACCCACACTCTCACCTCGCCACCTTCCCTGCACGGTCTCATGCTTGCGAACCCTCGAACGCGCTGCCATGCTCGACTTCGACCGGGTTGAGTCATCCGCTCAAACGGGCTTTAGATCTGGTGGGCGCAACCGTGGGTCTGATTCTGTTGACCCCGTTGTTTGGAGTGGTGGCGTTGGCGATCTGGCTGACCGACGGCCGACCCATCTTCTATGTTCAGGAACGAGTCGGTCGGGGCGGGCGAATTTTCCAAATGTGGAAGTTCCGTAGCATGAGGCGGGACGCCGAAACCCGTACCGGCCCCATCTGGGCCGCCGCCAACGATGATCGCTGCACCCGCGTTGGCGCATGGCTGCGTAAAACGAACATCGACGAATTGCCTCAACTTTGGAATGTTCTCAAAGGCGAAATGAGTCTGGTGGGGCCACGCCCGGAGCGCCCGGTCTTCGTGGAGCAGTTCGCCCGCGACCTCCCGCTTTACCACCGCCGCCACGAAGGCCCAGGCGGAATGACCGGCTGGGCCCAGGTCCACGGCTACCGGGGTCGGACCTCCATCTCGAAACGACTCGAATACGACCTGGAATATCTCGACCATTGGAGCTTAGGTCTAGATCTCAAAATTCTGGCCATGACGGTTCTACATGTGCTTTGGGGTCGTTCTCGCTGGGCTCCTCCCCCTTGGCGGCACACCCCACCCGCTCCCGAATCCCGCTTGGCAGCGCTCGAGCAGGCCAGGCGTCTGGAGAACCCAAGCTCGGAGGACATTCCCACCCACCTTCCCGGGTCGGCAACCGAGCGCTGTCTAACTCAGGACGAGGCGGCGAGCGTCACCGCCGACGCCTCGACCTGGAACCACGTTACCTTGATTCCTCACGACAAACCTGGTCGCTCCGGTTCTCGTCCCCTTCCCAGTGACCACGCCCCCTCCGGTGGCGAATTCCTTCGTTTGGTTTCTCTCCCCACCCCAACCGCTTCGCTCGACCGCG
- a CDS encoding glycosyltransferase, which yields MLPSSDRPLATAIVVNYDAWTETVELAGRLADSTAARAGRLDVLVVDNASPAPPPPVTQTWRRLPLSGEALGWGELASATSRNNEPPRSLIWWLPRPINDGFAAGINAGRRYARSPWLWVFNPDVELDSSTIEATLDWLERLDHNRHDHARLGIVGLRLTNPDGSTQPSVGPFPTLARVFRELWLPRNQRKYHPPERVDRGRVDWVTGACVLIRTDLLDDLGGMDQDFFLYHEEVALCRSATDRGWIVWFEPDLRATHLHPLQNRPVSTWLRVILRHSKLLYFRKHRPSWELGVLARLIEWEARLRPWTAPARDRRAWRSILRLALRMRRAEVRFPLGVRVRHLADEAVGRPIPPAERVDCRIDSVHPRPRGPFLGRPGSWSQPTSPPTSTTCHPASTPPPESPRFSR from the coding sequence GTGTTGCCTTCAAGCGACCGACCGTTGGCCACGGCAATCGTGGTCAACTACGACGCCTGGACCGAGACGGTGGAGTTGGCTGGTCGTTTGGCCGATTCTACCGCCGCTCGTGCTGGTCGCTTGGACGTGCTCGTTGTAGACAACGCCTCGCCCGCCCCGCCTCCTCCAGTCACCCAGACCTGGCGTCGCTTGCCGCTCAGCGGCGAGGCCTTGGGGTGGGGGGAGCTTGCCTCGGCGACGAGTCGCAACAACGAACCCCCACGCTCCCTCATCTGGTGGCTGCCACGTCCAATCAACGACGGCTTCGCCGCCGGGATCAACGCCGGTCGCCGCTACGCCCGGAGCCCCTGGCTGTGGGTCTTCAACCCCGACGTGGAACTCGACTCCTCGACGATCGAAGCGACCCTTGACTGGTTGGAGCGGCTCGACCACAACCGCCATGACCACGCCCGGCTGGGGATCGTTGGCCTGCGGCTCACCAACCCCGATGGTTCGACCCAACCCTCGGTGGGACCGTTTCCCACCTTGGCGCGGGTCTTCCGCGAGCTTTGGCTGCCACGCAACCAACGCAAGTACCACCCGCCCGAACGAGTAGACCGGGGCCGGGTAGATTGGGTCACGGGTGCCTGTGTGTTGATCCGTACAGATTTACTTGACGATCTGGGTGGAATGGACCAAGATTTCTTCCTCTATCATGAAGAGGTCGCCCTGTGTCGCTCGGCGACCGATCGCGGTTGGATCGTCTGGTTTGAGCCCGATCTGCGCGCGACGCATCTCCACCCCCTGCAAAATCGCCCAGTCTCCACCTGGCTGCGCGTCATCCTACGACACAGCAAGTTGCTTTACTTCCGGAAACATCGACCCTCGTGGGAACTGGGCGTTCTCGCGCGGTTGATCGAGTGGGAGGCGCGGTTGCGTCCCTGGACTGCTCCTGCCCGTGATCGCCGCGCCTGGCGTTCGATCCTGCGTTTGGCGCTGCGAATGCGCCGAGCGGAAGTCCGTTTTCCCCTGGGCGTTCGGGTGCGTCATCTGGCCGACGAGGCCGTTGGACGGCCAATTCCCCCCGCCGAGCGTGTCGATTGCCGCATCGACTCGGTCCATCCTCGTCCAAGAGGTCCATTCCTCGGGAGACCCGGCTCA